A single Lemur catta isolate mLemCat1 chromosome 20, mLemCat1.pri, whole genome shotgun sequence DNA region contains:
- the MYLK3 gene encoding myosin light chain kinase 3 isoform X3, translated as MEGEQTASRREGSKTQARAEHQGCASWYQGAVGRTSIYVQETDTPGGLLVTRGGNLRPTEAPAAAHPGEQNPRGPRCCLRAPGTESGEQTPQGAGACSPQQERSSRGGAEAEGMREPGAEPAVGPSLARRDKEDEAAGGPGLQQDKGPGARHPEPRKDCAAEGPGAAEAGRRWPAGAEAGSAVLDDSLAPPAPFEHRVVSVKETSMPAGYAVCQHEVLGGGRFGQVHRCTETSTGLPLAAKIIKVKSAKDREDVKNEINIMNQLGHVNLIQLYDAFESKSSFTLIMEYVDGGELFERITDDKYHLTELDVVLFTRQICEGVRYLHQQYVLHLDLKPENILCVSQTGHHVKIIDFGLARRYKPREKLKVNFGTPEFLAPEVVNYEFVSFPTDMWSVGVITYMLLSGLSPFLGETDAETMNFIVNCSWDFDADTFEGLSEEAKDFVSRLLIKEKSCRMSATQCLKHEWLNNLPAKASRSKVGLKSQLLLQKYMAQRKWKKHFYVVTAANRLRKFPTCP; from the exons GACCTCCATCTATGTGCAAGAGACGGACACTCCTGGGGGGCTGCTTGTGACACGAGGTGGCAATCTCAGACCCACAGAGGCTCCAGCAGCTGCCCATCCAGGTGAGCAGAACCCACGTGGACCCAGGTGCTGCCTGCGAGCTCCCGGGACTGAGTCAGGAGAACAGACGCCCCAGGGAGCCGGAGCGTGCTCCCCGCAGCAGGAGAGGAGCAGCCGTGGGGGAGCAGAGGCGGAGGGGATGCGGGAGCCTGGGGCCGAGCCCGCCGTGGGACCGAGTTTGGCCAGGAGGGACAAAGAAGACGAAGCTGCCGGAGGCCCGGGCCTGCAGCAGGACAAAGGCCCAGGGGCAAGACACCCTGAGCCCAGGAAGGACTGTGCAGCGGAGGGCCCAGGGGCGGCTGAAGCAGGAAGGAGGTGGCCCGCGGGTGCCGAGGCTGGCAGCGCGGTTCTGG ATGACAGTCTGGCCCCACCAGCCCCTTTCGAACACCGGGTGGTGAGTGTCAAGGAGACCTCGATGCCAGCGGGCTACGCAGTGTGCCAGCACGAAGTCTTGGGAGG GGGCCGCTTCGGCCAGGTCCACAGGTGCACAGAGACGTCCACAGGCCTCCCCCTGGCAGCCAAGATCATCAAAGTGAAGAGCGCCAAGGACCGG GAGGACGTGAAGAACGAGATCAATATCATGAACCAGCTCGGACACGTGAACCTGATCCAGCTCTATGACGCCTTCGAGAGCAAAAGCAGCTTCACCCTCATCATGGAGTA CGTGGACGGGGGCGAACTCTTCGAGCGGATCACGGATGACAAGTACCACCTGACTGAGCTGGACGTGGTCCTGTTCACCAGGCAGATCTGCGAGGGAGTGCGCTACCTGCACCAGCAGTACGTCTTGCACCTGGACCTCAAG cCGGAGAACATACTGTGCGTCAGTCAGACAGGACACCACGTTAAGATCATTGACTTTGGGCTGGCCAGAAG gtacAAGCCTCGGGAAAAGCTGAAGGTAAACTTCGGCACTCCTGAGTTCCTGGCTCCAGAAGTCGTCAACTATGAGTTTGTCTCGTTCCCCACGGACATGTGGAGTGTGGGAGTCATCACCTACATGCT ACTCAGTGGCTTGTCCCCATTTCTAGGGGAAACAGATGCAGAGACCATGAATTTCATTGTGAACTGCAGCTGGGATTTCGACGCTGACACCTTTGAAGGGCTGTCGGAGGAGGCCAAGGACTTTGTTTCCAGGTTGCTGATCAAAGAGAAGAG CTGCAGAATGAGTGCCACGCAGTGCCTGAAACATGAGTGGCTGAATAATTTGCCTGCCAAAGCTTCAAGATCCAAAGTTGGTCTCAAATCCCAGCTATTGCTGCAGAAATACATGGCTCAGAGAAAATGgaag AAACATTTCTACGTAGTGACTGCTGCCAACAGGTTAAGGAAATTTCCAACTTGTCCCTAA
- the MYLK3 gene encoding myosin light chain kinase 3 isoform X4: protein MDGRWTSIYVQETDTPGGLLVTRGGNLRPTEAPAAAHPGEQNPRGPRCCLRAPGTESGEQTPQGAGACSPQQERSSRGGAEAEGMREPGAEPAVGPSLARRDKEDEAAGGPGLQQDKGPGARHPEPRKDCAAEGPGAAEAGRRWPAGAEAGSAVLDDSLAPPAPFEHRVVSVKETSMPAGYAVCQHEVLGGGRFGQVHRCTETSTGLPLAAKIIKVKSAKDREDVKNEINIMNQLGHVNLIQLYDAFESKSSFTLIMEYVDGGELFERITDDKYHLTELDVVLFTRQICEGVRYLHQQYVLHLDLKPENILCVSQTGHHVKIIDFGLARRYKPREKLKVNFGTPEFLAPEVVNYEFVSFPTDMWSVGVITYMLLSGLSPFLGETDAETMNFIVNCSWDFDADTFEGLSEEAKDFVSRLLIKEKSCRMSATQCLKHEWLNNLPAKASRSKVGLKSQLLLQKYMAQRKWKKHFYVVTAANRLRKFPTCP from the exons GACCTCCATCTATGTGCAAGAGACGGACACTCCTGGGGGGCTGCTTGTGACACGAGGTGGCAATCTCAGACCCACAGAGGCTCCAGCAGCTGCCCATCCAGGTGAGCAGAACCCACGTGGACCCAGGTGCTGCCTGCGAGCTCCCGGGACTGAGTCAGGAGAACAGACGCCCCAGGGAGCCGGAGCGTGCTCCCCGCAGCAGGAGAGGAGCAGCCGTGGGGGAGCAGAGGCGGAGGGGATGCGGGAGCCTGGGGCCGAGCCCGCCGTGGGACCGAGTTTGGCCAGGAGGGACAAAGAAGACGAAGCTGCCGGAGGCCCGGGCCTGCAGCAGGACAAAGGCCCAGGGGCAAGACACCCTGAGCCCAGGAAGGACTGTGCAGCGGAGGGCCCAGGGGCGGCTGAAGCAGGAAGGAGGTGGCCCGCGGGTGCCGAGGCTGGCAGCGCGGTTCTGG ATGACAGTCTGGCCCCACCAGCCCCTTTCGAACACCGGGTGGTGAGTGTCAAGGAGACCTCGATGCCAGCGGGCTACGCAGTGTGCCAGCACGAAGTCTTGGGAGG GGGCCGCTTCGGCCAGGTCCACAGGTGCACAGAGACGTCCACAGGCCTCCCCCTGGCAGCCAAGATCATCAAAGTGAAGAGCGCCAAGGACCGG GAGGACGTGAAGAACGAGATCAATATCATGAACCAGCTCGGACACGTGAACCTGATCCAGCTCTATGACGCCTTCGAGAGCAAAAGCAGCTTCACCCTCATCATGGAGTA CGTGGACGGGGGCGAACTCTTCGAGCGGATCACGGATGACAAGTACCACCTGACTGAGCTGGACGTGGTCCTGTTCACCAGGCAGATCTGCGAGGGAGTGCGCTACCTGCACCAGCAGTACGTCTTGCACCTGGACCTCAAG cCGGAGAACATACTGTGCGTCAGTCAGACAGGACACCACGTTAAGATCATTGACTTTGGGCTGGCCAGAAG gtacAAGCCTCGGGAAAAGCTGAAGGTAAACTTCGGCACTCCTGAGTTCCTGGCTCCAGAAGTCGTCAACTATGAGTTTGTCTCGTTCCCCACGGACATGTGGAGTGTGGGAGTCATCACCTACATGCT ACTCAGTGGCTTGTCCCCATTTCTAGGGGAAACAGATGCAGAGACCATGAATTTCATTGTGAACTGCAGCTGGGATTTCGACGCTGACACCTTTGAAGGGCTGTCGGAGGAGGCCAAGGACTTTGTTTCCAGGTTGCTGATCAAAGAGAAGAG CTGCAGAATGAGTGCCACGCAGTGCCTGAAACATGAGTGGCTGAATAATTTGCCTGCCAAAGCTTCAAGATCCAAAGTTGGTCTCAAATCCCAGCTATTGCTGCAGAAATACATGGCTCAGAGAAAATGgaag AAACATTTCTACGTAGTGACTGCTGCCAACAGGTTAAGGAAATTTCCAACTTGTCCCTAA